The Topomyia yanbarensis strain Yona2022 chromosome 3, ASM3024719v1, whole genome shotgun sequence nucleotide sequence cgtctcgttAGATATCGTCATAAAATTCCAAAACTAAAAAACTGGGACCtcggcgactaggtttcatgggtatcttccgacgattgaatctccaagtgacttggatgaggtcgtgaaaatgtaaacatttttaGATCCGCACATAGTTGGCATACGATGTTTAGACGAAGAACGATAAgatatttcccttgaaaaaggccaaaaccagtggccgaaacgtcgaGCAGTATACAACAGCCGTTCTTATTTTCTAGACCGTGGAAGCCGAAAATCCACTAAAAATCCATCCGGTCGTTTTCTACTTTCCAAAGTCGTGAATAAAACAAAAGCATTCACAGTAGCAGCATATCAAGAAGcctgtccgcttcgagttacgGGTGCTTACAGAgaaacaccttggtggaataccggacttgttcgactcaaaaagttatgtagcttGGAAttgcagacgcagggacgggtcggtTGGCTCGTAATGCAtacgatcctctgagcgaagtggttggaaaagcctctgctcaaatgtctcaagtctcaacgaaactagtagattaaataagttactttccaTAATGATTGAACACATGCGATTCGtttgaattttaaaagttttattCCCTAAATAATCATATGTCCGCCTTCCCCCTGTCCGTCTTAGTTCCCATATGTTACATTTTCATGTAATTTATTTAGAAACCTTTAAGGACTTATATTGATAATCAATTCAGGAACTATTCGATTAAACCCGATATGTTCTTTGTCTGTTTGACGGTTTGCATTTAAAGAAATATTTGACTATCAAACAAAAATCGAGAAGTATCGAGCCAAAtttaattttcccataccatCTAAAATTAAATTGACAGCTAATTAATAGTATGTTAGTATTCTGTCAAAGTCAGTTATTCAACTCGTTCTAAAACTAAACTATTAACCTTCACGCAAAATAAAAGTTGCGCGAAAAAAACCTTCTTGACCCAGTGTTAGATTTGCTGTGCAAACATTTTCGTCACGCAATAAATTATCCAATTACACTCGGTCCATTTCGTTTCCATGGACCAACCACACAAGAGTTTTTTTCACTGCCATAACTGTCTGCTTTTAACGATTCCCCGATCTTTGATACTTGAGCAAAAAGCCAGCTGGCCGACACAGTCGTAGCAGGCCGTGAACTTGGGCAATCGCGGCTTTCTTCGAGAGAACGTTCGTCTGTTTAATGTACATCACCGAGTGAAGTATAATTATTTGGGACTGTGTTTAGAAAACGAATTCCTGCTCGATCGGAAGATTTAAAGCAGAATCGTTTCTGCTGTTGTTTATTGAGTTTGACCGGAAAACCAACATCAGCTTGGGATGGATTTGATTGGTAAGTGGCATCAAAAACCGAAGACGTCAATGGTTGATCTGTTAATTTGCTAATATCGCTGATCTGGACTGCTGTTTTGCACATTGATGGATTAACTGCTACATTTCAATGTCTCCTTAGATTAATTTAGCTTCTGAATTTTACGTGTTGCGTCGACGGATTTTGCCGTTTTTCGGAATATTTATAATAAAcaattagttttctcaacatTCTGTTTAGAGAGTATACACCTTTAGTTTAATTGAGCACTTGGACGCGCCAAAACAGAACAAGGTGTCTATACGGCAATTTCCGCTGTAACTAGAGCTGAAAGAGAACGGCACCCACAGCCATCAGAAGACACAACCCACTGCCAGTGACATGGCCAAGGTCCCCCGAATCTATGCAGAAATTCTGTCCGTCCTTTAGCAGTTTACGTAAAAATATCTCATTCTGGTACAACTTCACAAGGTTACGGGACGGGGATCGGAGAGAGGGTTTTGCTACTGTCAGTTCGAACAACTGGTACAAGGTCGACCGAATTAGAAATCCCTGCGCTTGCTGCGATCTACACGGTTCACTGGGTTCGCTCTGCTCTGCCCTCTTTGGAGGAGACGCgccattatttattttgttatttcatcACTCGAAACCACGGTCTCATTTAcaactcgtttcattcattttcggCTGCTCTTCGCGCAACATAACACACGCCCATGTGCGCTAGTTTGGGATGAAAAATACTCACCAACAAATCGACGAATTTATCACAGTTTAAATTTCCGCAAGAAATGAGTTcatgatttttatttatttccagttttgttttgtttgtttctgtatcgtttcttttttttttttggccaaGCAGTTTGTTATCTGTTCCGTACAGATGCTCTCAGAAACGTTAGCTTTGTCAACTGATTTACAAACAATCTCAATCAGCTAGCCGACTGCGTCAGAACGGCTAAGTACTCCTTTGTTACGTAACTccgtgaaaatatttttttgagaatcCACTCATCGGTGTTTATTTTACCATCTGATGCTAACAGCCTAAGTTACATGTTTCACTTAAATTGACTGACCGCTTGCAAGCTTAACAACGAACGCAAGGTGGAGACGCATGATCATTCATGAATGTATGAGTCCATTAGTGTACTAATTTCGTCCAAGTGGACACGGAGTGGATGTCGAAATATGAATTTGGTTCCTCTGCGTGCGTTGGTCTAGTTGTGTAGGATGACCACGTAAGCCGGAAAGATTCTTAGTTGAAGAGACTTTCCTgaccacagaaaaaaataattgcaaCATCCTACGTGATAGATTTACGGATGTTTGCAAAGGGAAGCCGGGTTATTTTGGATGACAAAAGTCTGACCATGCAAAGAGAGTGAGCGAACGGAAAACAGTTTGACCCAATGTGACAGCTTCATTTACTACCAGCTTCATCCAACAGTCTGCCGAGAGAAGTCGTCCGATTCGCATTTAGTAAGAGTTAGGAGAAAAAATGAACGGCGGTAAACCGGTGAACTGAGTGAAACGCGAAACCGAACAGtgatttgatgaattttttagtCAATAACATACCGACTACCGagtagaaaaagaaaacattcgTAAAATGTTCAACTTTTTTAAACGTTCAAAGTcgcaaaaatcaaaacaaaaacatgaGCAAAAACTGCAACAGCCGAAACGGGATGGGAATGCATCACAGTATGCTGCGCCGAGCGCGTGCGTAGCGAGCACCTTGGAGACGCAGCTGCCGACGGTGGTGCAGCAACACGTTCGAGAAGGCAGCTACGATCGTAATGATGCTAAGGTGTATCTTACCGGCGAGTTCGGCGGAAATGGCAGAGAGGGTGGAAGTATTAAAAATAAGCAACATTCACCGCCAAGTGTGGCCAGCTTCAGTCCGAGTGATATAATCCACGAGAACGGTCGTTCGTTCGGCTACGAGAACGGTATCGCGATCGAATTCGCCGACGAGGAAAGCGACGGCGACGGAAACGCGATCAATGAGTGCGTGCAACGCGAGAATTCACTGCCAATTCAAGTACGGGGGGAACCGAACGATTCGACATTTGAACGATCATCTAGTTACAATCAAAACGCGGTCCTGTTCGAAAGTGATATGGCAAAGGGAAGAAATAAACGACGCtatcagcagcagcaacatCAAGGTAGCAAGAATTTCAACCATCAACAAGGTCAATCTGTGAATAAAGATAGCCACCTgcttcagaagcaaactgaaaatAGTTTAGACAAATTTGAAAAAGCAGGCATAGGAAAAGTGGGCACAACTACGCCTACTGAGAACGAGATTCAAGTACAACAATCTGATGATAAAGTTTACCAGAACGATTCCAAAGAAGAACAGAAGGTAACGAACGTTAGCAGCGATGCTGATTTTCAGCAACGATCGGTTCCCATGGTCGATGACGTCAAAGGTAAAAACGTTGAAGATCGTGAGGATAAAAATAGAGTCGTGGTTCTCTCGGTTATTAACAAGTCTTCGTTCGCAGAACGACCCGATCAATGCGATGGTGTGAGTATAGTGTCAGAAGGTAGCACTGCGACGGCGCAGTCTTCGACGTCACCGTTTTCGTTAACTCAGACAACAGTTAATGGTTTCCCTACCGGTACCGAATGTAATGAGCTATTAAGCAGTATCAATAGCAGCTCAGTGTCGCAGCAGTATCCTCAAGCAGAGCTCCATTCATCCGCTACTACCAACATCAGCGATGACCAGCGCAACCCGCTCGCCAGTGGAATCGTAACTACCGAAGACGTAACATCGAACAAGGAAATGGGACAGCAGCCAAGCAAGACAAGTGATTTGACGAACCGCAGCAGACGATCAGCTACACCAACTCACCAGCCTACTTTGATAGTGCCGTCGATCCAGCAACAGCTGTCAGTGCATGTGAAGCCGGATGCTTTTAGGGACGATACTAGCGATGATAGAGACGTCTTCTATGAAGCGACGGAATCAGTTTCGCCCACATCCCCACCATCATCGGCCTCCTTGGATGGTGGGGTTAATAAGACACTTTCACCATTTTTACCTAGTCAAAATTATGACCCTGGTTTAAGTCAAAAACAATCCAATCCAAGTGAACTTCGAATTACTCCGAAAAAACGAGTAGTGTTTAGTGATCAACTTATTATCGAGGGAAATCCATTGCAGGAAAATGATTCGAGCAATGGTTTCAGTGATAGTACCGCAAGTACTGAATCGCTCTCGGACTCTTTAAATTTAGAACGGGAGATTTATGAATCCACTGCGAAAAATAATGATGAACAAATGCATGCGGCATTTTTGCCCGGTTCGCCTGTGAATAATACAAACGGTGTTAACGTTGTGCTTAGTGTTAGTAACGAACAACATGCATTTAACAGTGATAATAGTGGCATTTTAGGTAGTGTTCCTGTGCTCAGTACCAAGCGCAAgctaatcgattttaaatatgACGACAGTGATCCCAAAGACACGAAAGAAAAGTTCGACGAAACGACCTCTCAGTCAAAGATCGTTGTGATCGATGGTGACAGTTTGCCAGTTCCGGATAATGAAACCAGCTTGGTCGTGGAAGATGTCATTAGCCTACCGGACGTGGTTcaaccgaccagcatcgagaaAGCTGCCAAACAACCCTTCAACACGGTTgataaaatcaacagtgaaatGTAAATATTATTGTGTTTTATTTGAACTacattgcatttttttaattgtgtTATAGTCGTTAAGGTGCACACGTTGAAACAAAGAACGAATATGTTTTTACGACCGATTGTCGTCACCACGAGTGTACTTTTCCTCTGTCGTTTTCCGAAGAAAGACTCATCTATCATGTCAATCGTTATTCAACTGTCAAGTTGTGACAAGGTGCTTGTCCCGCTTGGGAACGGAAATAGTTCATCGGAAAGCAAAACATTCTCATGGTGGAGACGCAATTGGGTTTCTTATTCCTTAAATTACAGATTTCGAATTTTAGTAACTGCAAAAGTtatcgttgttttttttttagattttaggTGTGTGGTCTTTTTTACATCCAAATTATGCTCACACCTTCTCAAGCAACATTTTTCCAATTTATTGGACGAATATTGTAAACTGCCATCCACCGACAAACATTTTATTGACGTTATAATTTGTTACACGTGGTGAGTTTTTTTTCTCACGCTTCTGCCTTTTATTGAGTTGGCGACCGTAATTGATTGCTGTGAAAACACTTTGGTCCGAGACTGGGATATTCTCTGCGCTTTCCGCACACTTTCGCCGTTTGAGTGCTGTTGTTCATGCCGCGAGACATACTGTCTACTTCGACAATCTTTTCGAAATGAAATTCAACTAGTTTTTTGAATTCCAATATATTCAGAGCTTCGTGTTTTGGTATTAATTCAAGTTTCAACCAAATTATTTCTTTGAAATTCGTCATCTAAGAAATCAATACGGGAAGCGAACGAAAACATCCAATACCTAACTGGCATGACAGTGATAGGTATACAGTAGGCGTCTTTGATCTTTTAATATATTCTTGGCATGCTATATAGTCTATCGTATTTGGCAAGATTTTACAGTAAATGTGACAGTTCGGAAGACATTGAACCTGAATTGTCATGAGCAGAATATGTGTGCGTCAGGACATTGCTCTCTCCATATAAAGTGTCGTTACCGTATCCAAGTGGGATGAAATATCAGTTTTACAATTGTTTGTGTTACAAGACAATAAAGGCTGGTCTGGCGGTTATGAGGGTAAAACCTAGTAGAACATCCGAGCAGCACCGCTTGTTGATTAGCAGTTTCTACAACAAAACTTGTTGGAAAGAAGCGTACATAAACCATTATTCAACTGATTTAGCAACTGAAAAAGCGCGCCAGCAAAAGTTTATGGCTATGCAACAAACCGCGGCCATTACATGTTGCAAGCGTTCCTTGGGCAGTGATCTCATGGAGGCAATTCCACTAatagcattttcgttttttcttggtgctacaccggtgtagtgcaaaaaaagagATATACTGATTagacccaagtttgaatgaatgTAGCACCgattacaccggtgtagtgtgcAGTCAAACACAAAAATGCCATTGGATTCGTCTAATTACACTACAATCATGATCACCCATTCTCGAACCGGATGACACATTTGTTATGTTAGATTGGTACGAGgttgaaaatttgaattttatacCGAAAAGATGAATTTTGTTATGGAGATAGCATTTGGTAAGCATGCCAACATTATTGAAAGCGCGCTGGAGTTGCTAGCTAATGTTTATAGCACACACAACATTTTGGTTGAATCTCTTAGGTGTTTTAAATTGGCGACTCCATTCGAGAAATGTTAACTCATGTGGGggaaatttcacttttttcgctaacggatttttcaatataaTGGCTCAACATAATGGCAATGGAGAATTTAACTGCATCGAATCGGGCATTCCGTGATAGTATTGCCACATTGCTCCAAAACTGTTCCATGAGTCAGATATCTGGACAAATTGATTTATCAGTACGTTTAACAATAAATTCAATATTAGTCTGCTTATACGGTTCGAAAAAAATTGTCTATGAATGGAAACATTGAATCTTTGAGTGATTGAATGAATCATAAAATTTACGCCTGGAAGCACTGCTCTATGAATAGTTATACATTCATAGTCGCTTCAATGATGGAAATGTCAGTTTTTCTTCCGTAACTGCAGATGGCTTCCCAAATCATCAACTTGTACGCAAATTTATCTGCACCGTTTAGTAAGGTAAAATTTTTGACCCGGTATTTGCCAAGTCCACTTTCATCGACCATCGAAATATATTAGTTGTACTTGATCAGAATTTGCTCGCATTTATTATTTCCTTGCACGATTTTCGGCAGCCAGATTTTTTTAGCCCCCTGCTAGGATGTTTGATGGCATGGCACGACCGTATGCCTAGGCCATCCCAACGATCTCGTAGTTTTCTGTCATAGACTTCACTTCTACATTTGATCTAACAGGGTTATCGTTGAGGCACGTCATTTACAGCCGATATTGGAAATTTAAGAACTACCAACCACGTTACATTTTAAATGTTTGTGTAGATTGTTTCGAATCTCGCGCGATCCATCTTTGATAACTCTTGTATTTATGAATCCTGGTAAGTTTCATCACTAAATGAACAATTTGCTATAGTAATTGAACATAAACGGAGAATTTCTAAACAGCTGTGTGTATCCTGTTATAGTACATACACTAAACTAAATTGTTAACAATAATCAAGTTAGATGTTTCGaaatcgattggtatattaaAAGAATATATCGATAAATTCTACAAATCTAACCAAACCATTCACAGTATCGTTACATAGGAGATTTCTCGAATTTTAGTGACACATTGCCCTAGATAATGATGTGTTCCATCATCAGAAATTATTGTCGCTCTGTAAACCTATGAGCTTTTCGTAACATTTTCCCCGGGCTCCATCGTTAccttttgatttttaaattcgtttattttgtACGGTTTAATGCGTATAAACTTGGCGAAGCCGTGAGTCTTTGATATATTTACAATTAAATGTAAAATACAAGTTATGCAGATCACGCACACGCAACATATGTCGTCTACTGGTGGTGAGGAAGGCTACTGCATC carries:
- the LOC131694003 gene encoding putative leucine-rich repeat-containing protein DDB_G0290503 isoform X3; this encodes MFNFFKRSKSQKSKQKHEQKLQQPKRDGNASQYAAPSACVASTLETQLPTVVQQHVREGSYDRNDAKVYLTGEFGGNGREGGSIKNKQHSPPSVASFSPSDIIHENGRSFGYENGIAIEFADEESDGDGNAINECVQRENSLPIQVRGEPNDSTFERSSSYNQNAVLFESDMAKGRNKRRYQQQQHQGSKNFNHQQGQSVNKDSHLLQKQTENSLDKFEKAGIGKVGTTTPTENEIQVQQSDDKVYQNDSKEEQKVTNVSSDADFQQRSVPMVDDVKGKNVEDREDKNRVVVLSVINKSSFAERPDQCDGVSIVSEGSTATAQSSTSPFSLTQTTVNGFPTGTECNELLSSINSSSVSQQYPQAELHSSATTNISDDQRNPLASGIVTTEDVTSNKEMGQQPSKTSDLTNRSRRSATPTHQPTLIVPSIQQQLSVHVKPDAFRDDTSDDRDVFYEATESVSPTSPPSSASLDGGVNKTLSPFLPSQNYDPGLSQKQSNPSELRITPKKRVVFSDQLIIEGNPLQENDSSNGFSDSTASTESLSDSLNLEREIYESTAKNNDEQMHAAFLPGSPVNNTNGVNVVLSVSNEQHAFNSDNSGILGSVPVLSTKRKLIDFKYDDSDPKDTKEKFDETTSQSKIVVIDGDSLPVPDNETSLVVEDVISLPDVVQPTSIEKAAKQPFNTVDKINSEMKELVNQESRYSAKLEDAEKRASDAQTKVYELQSRLDDVKRDVSLKECNVERLKAELEAACKECDGIQMRLRTQNAQMDALRLKYSEREDELNLRYQNLEVELLEVNEKLKDVRQLANELNSQLLEAKSEAQKLKEERDKLLEERAEEQKIIKEALEIALKERTQVEVKWKNDFERLRTVHSDREEHLMEDCEWKIRSMQKHCKEKLEGAERERKMAMDKAVRLEQETRKHSEEAKHLRTYEAEVAQLRGLTYDQKEALTAMSRQVDKLKAELEVANSKLEAEIVKVQQIKSRCEYQLCEKEREALNRIEIARGEIAMQWEDRLLHEMSRLKYELEQMHMEERLSAIAKLKKEALEETEALTHKFNVREKQLKNEIDSLKAKLKKQKQAMEDAQTEADAKLVQSRMFVERAEREHEAILEKEMSKRDQIIEDLKVQHEKEKEDMEQHFSLRIQQVQEEFARELSDTTELLKVNHKRELEKQWKQLVHEKEEALQLMESRQRTRMEEAENKISNIQNRGIASPSPSTASHDINNNTDSNDNTCDALTSHEPFANLAHLLVDFVKRAYPMFPALVIFYQTHSGLLAVITFLLTVALIVYIKLRRINRV